The DNA segment GCCATGCAGGAGCGGCGCGTCACACTGGACGGGGAAACCCACGAATTGCCACCGCGCTTCATGGTGGTGGCCACGCAAAACCCAATTGAGAACCAAGGCGTCTACCCGTTGCCTGAGGCTCAGCTTGACCGGTTCTTGTTCAAGCTTTTGGTCCCCTATCCCGATGAAATGGAAGAAACACGCATTGTCGCCAGCTATGGGTCAAAGCAAGGGCCGCAACGCCCTGCTGATTTGGGTGTGAGCGCAGTGGCGAGCGCCCAAACACTCGCCGCAGCAAGCGCCGCGCTTGATCACGTGACAGTGGCCGATGAAATCACGCAATATGTCGTGCGATTGGTGCGCGCGACACGCGAACACGCCGAACTGGCCGTGGGCGCATCGCCGCGTGCCGCTGTAATGCTTGCCAACGCTGCGCGCGCGCGCGCAGCGTTGGAAGGGCGCGCCTATGCAATTCCCGACGATGTCAAAGCGCTTGCAGTGCCGGTGTTGAGACACCGTCTAACGCTAAGCCCGGCCGCGGAGATTGAAGGGCGGGACATTGAAGCATTGGTGGCCGAACTGATCGAAGCGACAGAGGCACCTCGGTAAAGCACCGCAACTCCTATGGCCCTTCCCCGCCCCAACCTTCCTTTGGTCCCA comes from the Erythrobacter sp. Alg231-14 genome and includes:
- a CDS encoding AAA family ATPase, giving the protein MTLGEVRSLADAIRAEVAKAVVGQDALIDQLLVALISQGHVLLEGPPGTAKTFLSQAFSTALGLDYGRIQFTPDLLPGDILGSNLFNFQTSEFTLTRGPIFCELLLADEINRTPPKTQAALLEAMQERRVTLDGETHELPPRFMVVATQNPIENQGVYPLPEAQLDRFLFKLLVPYPDEMEETRIVASYGSKQGPQRPADLGVSAVASAQTLAAASAALDHVTVADEITQYVVRLVRATREHAELAVGASPRAAVMLANAARARAALEGRAYAIPDDVKALAVPVLRHRLTLSPAAEIEGRDIEALVAELIEATEAPR